From the genome of Vanessa tameamea isolate UH-Manoa-2023 chromosome 16, ilVanTame1 primary haplotype, whole genome shotgun sequence, one region includes:
- the LOC113393927 gene encoding protein extra-macrochaetae, which produces MKAITAVCATGASVPAIASGRVQRHRDGENAEIQMYLSKLQDLVPFMPKNRRISKLEVIQHVIDYICDLQSALENHPAVGQFEAEAALAPACDSPPRPRRRPLGPRPAPNTILPTDRVLSSSLHSNHTTPEKQDQPDRPTC; this is translated from the exons ATGAAAGCCATAACGGCGGTGTGTGCGACTGGAGCGTCCGTTCCGGCTATCGCCAGCGGAAGGGTGCAGAGGCACCGAGACGGCGAAAACGCCGAAATTCAGATGTATCTCTCCAAACTACAAGACCTGGTGCCGTTCATGCCAAAGAACAGGCGGATCTCAAAGCTGGAAGTGATCCAGCACGTGATTGATTACATCTGCGACTTACAGTCGGCCTTAGAAAATCACCCAGCGGTTGGACAGTTTGAAGCGGAGGCCGCATTGGCGCCTGCGTGCGATTCACCACCCAGGCCGCGACGAAGGCCTCTCGGACCTCGCCCGGCCCCAAACACAATTCTCCCAACTGACAGAGTTCTATCCTCATCACTGCACTCTAACCACACG ACTCCAGAAAAACAAGACCAACCAGATAGGCCGACGTGCTAA